One part of the Phaeodactylum tricornutum CCAP 1055/1 chromosome 17, whole genome shotgun sequence genome encodes these proteins:
- a CDS encoding predicted protein: MVVDYLGSEFQAFRTQNITSRSRLDNSQSLSTFTSLPSLRCFSSAAANGKAETSSADSATEFNAATVASKKRLSMLRRRRRHIKASKQKLSKQKNAVEYVPMVPRKRDAYLALFDSLASHHALSCIDEALDILRKLAKSIANSVVPLITAFASTLHTSNSSQVLQIQILEFLLSTERKAKEIPKGEVESTGAGEERETYFKKDHKSEETGATVVQVYKHARERALEQELLWKSKFKVSDRVAIQRLRLQQHREKSDDDLEKDAVDLVDFLKDSLTAHQFDMLAKLFQNYTSTNDGIDEDSTAKNGEEREPATSSRKRVMRKLSTKLERATGTHFALVATKVASFFYMDDIEVSEDDKVLKAKEKWKSQRDKFADILLRLQELLVECMEEIRSEMSAAGTADPSLENIVAGIRKNSDLDPPTEPTTKPSLPKIRQHHLVFDAMVLHEATEEWYHTDAAVSVFNLRPSENIVFVDNLPIDMSISELEDLYQRCGTLQSVQIFNQRPDLDPGPLNRAQLRDRVKRQVGSVSLRQKRWQRPRTPVYGILQFEDSDGYRAAVDDSLRTFGIVVRKHPMRSIRASEMTRLYVESVPAGIPGIDFEYMLSQLLKPEVFVSLDVGQDKSAIYFNKETKEVDLN, translated from the exons ATGGTCGTCGACTATCTGGGCTCCGAGTTCCAGGCCTTCCGCACCCAAAATATCACAAGTCGTTCCCGGCTTGATAATTCTCAGTCATTGAGTACTTTTACCTCGTTGCCTTCACttcgctgcttttcttcggCCGCTGCTAATGGTAAGGCCGAAACGTCATCAGCGGATTCCGCCACAGAATTTAACGCCGCCACCGTTGCCTCGAAAAAACGACTTTCGATGTTACGAAGACGCCGAAGGCATATCAAAGCATCGAAACAAAAATTATCGAAACAGAAGAACGCCGTGGAGTACGTTCCCATGGTTCCACGAAAACGTGATGCATACTTAGCTTTGTTCGACAGTTTGGCTTCACACCACGCCCTAAGCTGCATTGATGAAGCCCTAGATATACTGCGAAAGCTGGCCAAATCAATTGCTAATTCAGTCGTTCCTTTAATAACTGCTTTTGCCTCTACGTTGCATACCTCAAATTCAAGCCAGGTGCTACAGATACAAATCTTGGAGTTTTTGTTGTCGAccgaacgcaaagcaaaaGAGATACCGAAAGGAGAGGTTGAGTCTACCGGCGCCGGCGAAGAAAGAGAGACTTATTTTAAAAAAGACCACAAATCTGAAGAGACTGGTGCAACGGTAGTCCAGGTGTATAAGCATGCTCGGGAACGtgctttggaacaagagctcCTTTGGAAATCCAAATTCAAAGTGTCGGACCGAGTGGCAATACAGCGATTAAGATTACAGCAGCATCGAGAGAAATCTGACGATGATCTAGAAAAAGATGCCGTGGATTTGGTGGATTTTCTAAAAGATTCTCTAACAGCCCACCAATTCGATATGCTGGCCAAACTCTTCCAAAATTATACTTCGACAAACGATGGCATTGATGAGGACTCTACCGCCAAGAATGGCGAGGAAAGGGAACCCGCTACCTCAAGCAGAAAACGTGTTATGCGCAAGCTGTCGACCAAGCTGGAACGAGCTACCGGTACGCATTTTGCTTTAGTTGCCACCAAAGTTGCAAGTTTCTTCTATATGGATGACATCGAAGTATCGGAAGACGACAAGGTACTAAAGGCAAAGGAGAAATGGAAGTCGCAACGGGACAAATTTGCTGATATTCTATTGCGCTTGCAAGAATTACTTGTGGAATGTATGGAAGAGATACGGTCTGAAATGTCAGCAGCTGGTACCGCTGATCCAAGCCTAGAAAATATTGTTGCTGGGATAAGGAAAAATTCAGACCTTGATCCACCTACCGAGCCAACGACAAAACCTTCTCTACCAAAGATACGACAACATCACCTTGTCTTTGATGCCATGGTGTTGCACGAAGCGACAGAGGAGTGGTACCATACTGACGCTGCAGTTTCCGTTTTCAATTTACGGCCGTCAGAGAATATCGTCTTTGTAGACAATTTACCAATTGATATGTCAATTTCTGAGCTTGAAGATTTGTACCAGCGATGCGGAACGCTGCAGTCGGTGCAGATTTTCAATCAACGTCCTGATCTGGATCCCGGTCCTTTGAATAGAGCTCAATTACGGGATCGCGTAAAGCGTCAGGTGGGAAGCGTTAGTCTACGTCAGAAACGATGGCAGCGACCACGCACACCAGTTTACGGAATTTTACAATTCGAGGACTCTGATGGTTACAGAGCAGCAGTGGACGATTCCCTGCGTACTTTTGGCATCGTAGTTCGCAAACATCCAATGCGCAGTATACGTGCGTCTGAGATGACTCGTCTTTATGTTGAAAGTGTACCAGCGGGTATCCCCGGTATCGATTTCGAGTACATGCTGAGTCAGCTGCTCAAACCGGAAGTGTTCGTTAGCCTTGATGTTGGACAAGACAAGAGTGCCATT TACTTCAACAAAGAAACGAAGGAAGTGGATCTAAATTGA